One genomic window of Pontibacillus halophilus JSM 076056 = DSM 19796 includes the following:
- the trxB gene encoding thioredoxin-disulfide reductase yields the protein MRVVTEERIYDVIIAGAGPAGMTAAVYASRANLDTLMIERGIPGGQMANTEDVENYPGYESILGPDLSNKMFDHAKKFGAEYAYGDIKEIIDGKEYKTVKAGNKEFKTRAIIIGTGAKYKEIGIPGEKELGGRGVSYCAVCDGAFFKNKNLVVIGGGDSAVEEGVYLTRFAENVTIVHRRDQLRAQKILQDRAFDNEKIDFIWNTEAQKINEENGKVGSVTLYNNKTGEEYDKPIDGVFIYIGLIPLSEPFKSLGITNENGYIETNEKMETKVPGIFAAGDIREKELRQIVTATGDGSIAAQAAQHYIENLLEEING from the coding sequence TTGAGGGTAGTGACAGAAGAACGTATTTATGACGTGATTATCGCAGGGGCAGGACCAGCGGGTATGACAGCAGCTGTGTACGCTTCCCGCGCTAATTTAGATACCCTTATGATCGAACGTGGCATTCCAGGCGGACAAATGGCAAACACAGAAGACGTAGAGAACTATCCTGGTTATGAAAGTATCCTAGGACCAGATCTTTCTAATAAAATGTTTGACCACGCGAAGAAATTCGGTGCTGAATATGCGTACGGTGACATTAAAGAGATCATAGATGGGAAAGAATACAAAACTGTAAAAGCCGGTAATAAAGAGTTTAAAACACGTGCAATCATTATCGGTACAGGTGCAAAGTATAAAGAAATTGGTATTCCAGGTGAGAAAGAACTTGGTGGCCGTGGTGTTTCTTATTGTGCAGTATGTGACGGCGCATTCTTCAAGAATAAGAACCTTGTTGTCATCGGAGGCGGTGACTCTGCAGTTGAGGAAGGCGTTTACCTTACTCGCTTTGCTGAGAACGTAACCATCGTTCACCGTCGTGATCAATTGCGCGCTCAGAAGATCCTTCAAGACCGTGCATTTGATAATGAGAAGATTGATTTCATTTGGAATACAGAAGCTCAGAAGATTAACGAAGAGAATGGTAAAGTAGGTAGCGTTACACTTTACAACAACAAGACTGGTGAAGAGTATGATAAGCCAATTGATGGTGTCTTCATTTATATCGGTCTCATTCCATTGAGCGAGCCATTCAAATCTCTAGGGATCACGAACGAAAATGGCTATATTGAAACAAATGAAAAGATGGAAACGAAAGTTCCTGGAATCTTCGCTGCAGGCGATATCCGTGAGAAAGAACTTCGTCAAATCGTAACGGCAACAGGTGATGGTAGTATTGCAGCTCAAGCGGCTCAACACTATATCGAGAATCTGCTTGAAGAAATTAACGGGTAA
- a CDS encoding tetratricopeptide repeat protein, which produces MQTTSIDHSSEEKVIPFRPEGDFYFSKGVQAFKKRHFTKAVKWLKRAVELVPEEPLYQCQLSVIYTETGEYHQANEVLTNVLAKFGHDYVDCYYLIANNYAHLGLFQDAMKYARDYIQKAPNGDFKEEAEQLLTVLDIEEDEEEDWAFEEEDELMAYQESAFYYQERLEWDKAMPLLEDMIRLFPSYTLAKHDYAHALFQQGSESEAIALEEQSLEQEPNSLLSVCNLALFYHKREENEKATPHIHTLLNVYPIHEQQKLRVATTLAQVGQYKEAHERFNNVSKSKLKGHVAYYKWYSITLYHMGDPSGALSLWEEGCRKHPHLSEQGGPWNY; this is translated from the coding sequence ATGCAAACAACAAGCATAGACCATTCGTCAGAAGAGAAGGTCATCCCGTTTCGACCTGAGGGAGACTTCTATTTTTCTAAAGGTGTACAAGCGTTTAAAAAAAGACATTTTACGAAAGCTGTGAAGTGGTTAAAGCGTGCCGTTGAACTCGTTCCTGAGGAGCCGTTATACCAATGTCAGCTTTCTGTTATTTATACAGAGACAGGCGAGTACCATCAAGCGAATGAAGTATTAACGAACGTGTTAGCGAAATTTGGTCACGACTACGTAGATTGCTATTATTTAATTGCGAACAACTATGCGCATCTTGGTTTATTCCAAGACGCGATGAAATATGCAAGAGACTATATTCAAAAAGCTCCAAATGGAGATTTCAAAGAAGAAGCAGAGCAACTGCTTACGGTTCTTGATATAGAAGAAGATGAGGAAGAAGATTGGGCGTTTGAAGAAGAAGATGAGTTAATGGCTTATCAAGAGTCTGCATTCTATTATCAAGAGCGTTTGGAGTGGGATAAAGCTATGCCGCTACTTGAAGATATGATTCGTCTCTTTCCTTCCTATACATTGGCCAAGCACGACTATGCTCATGCGTTGTTCCAACAAGGAAGTGAATCAGAGGCCATCGCGCTTGAGGAGCAGAGCTTGGAGCAAGAACCTAATTCATTATTGTCTGTGTGCAACTTAGCGCTGTTCTATCATAAACGTGAGGAGAACGAGAAGGCTACGCCACACATACACACGCTGTTAAATGTATATCCTATCCATGAACAGCAAAAGCTTCGCGTAGCTACTACGCTTGCTCAAGTCGGACAATACAAAGAAGCACATGAACGCTTTAACAATGTCTCAAAGAGTAAACTTAAAGGTCATGTCGCTTATTATAAATGGTATAGCATTACCCTTTACCACATGGGGGACCCTTCCGGAGCGCTTAGCCTTTGGGAAGAGGGCTGTCGCAAGCACCCGCACCTCTCGGAACAAGGCGGGCCGTGGAACTATTAA
- the hisIE gene encoding bifunctional phosphoribosyl-AMP cyclohydrolase/phosphoribosyl-ATP diphosphatase HisIE, which produces MKLEDVKFDDQGLVPAIIQDAMSKEVLTLAYMNKEAIEQTVATGETVLYSRSRQELWHKGATSGNTQSVQTMTYDCDQDAILLQVIPSGPACHTGSYSCFHEVVYGEETQPKEQRYQILDELQSVLAERKATLPEGSYTSSLFQEGVDRILKKVGEEAGEVIIAAKNNDNEELTWETADLLFHTLMLLTNQGLPFDEVLRALEQRHQKK; this is translated from the coding sequence ATGAAACTAGAAGATGTGAAATTTGATGATCAGGGACTTGTCCCAGCGATTATTCAAGATGCGATGAGTAAGGAAGTACTTACTCTCGCTTATATGAATAAAGAGGCGATTGAACAAACCGTGGCGACAGGAGAAACTGTCTTATACAGTCGTTCCCGTCAGGAACTGTGGCATAAGGGTGCGACGTCTGGGAATACGCAGTCGGTTCAGACCATGACGTATGACTGTGACCAAGATGCCATACTTCTACAAGTTATTCCTAGTGGACCTGCTTGCCACACTGGAAGCTATAGCTGTTTTCATGAGGTGGTTTATGGAGAAGAGACCCAACCTAAGGAACAGCGTTATCAAATTCTAGATGAGCTACAGTCTGTTCTGGCTGAGCGGAAAGCGACCTTACCAGAAGGTTCTTACACGTCTTCCCTATTCCAAGAAGGCGTTGACCGAATTCTGAAGAAAGTGGGCGAAGAAGCCGGGGAAGTCATCATTGCAGCGAAGAATAATGACAATGAAGAACTTACATGGGAAACAGCAGACCTCCTGTTCCATACGCTCATGTTACTTACAAATCAAGGCCTTCCATTCGACGAAGTACTACGTGCATTAGAGCAACGTCATCAGAAGAAATAA
- the hisF gene encoding imidazole glycerol phosphate synthase subunit HisF, with protein sequence MLTKRIIPCLDVKEGRVVKGIQFLSLRDAGDPVELAKVYDEQGADELVFLDISATHEGRKTMVEMVREVAATLAIPFTVGGGIGSLEDMKSILRAGADKVSLNSAAVRSPELVTEGANYFGSQCIVVAIDAKYDEEVGTYRVYTHGGRRPTEWLVTDWAQEVERRGAGELLVTSMDRDGEKTGFDSGLLETVQQVVGIPVIASGGAGNADHFVDVFQHNRADAALAASIFHYKETSVESVKQVLKENGVHVR encoded by the coding sequence ATGCTAACGAAACGAATCATTCCATGCTTAGATGTGAAAGAAGGCCGAGTCGTCAAAGGGATCCAGTTTCTTTCCTTACGAGATGCTGGTGATCCTGTTGAGTTGGCAAAGGTATACGATGAACAAGGTGCCGACGAATTGGTTTTCCTTGATATCTCAGCTACCCATGAAGGGCGTAAAACAATGGTTGAAATGGTTCGTGAAGTGGCAGCTACCCTTGCCATCCCCTTTACAGTTGGAGGAGGGATTGGTTCTTTAGAAGATATGAAATCCATTCTCCGTGCCGGAGCGGACAAGGTCTCCTTGAATTCAGCAGCGGTTCGTTCCCCTGAGCTTGTGACGGAAGGGGCTAATTATTTCGGCTCCCAATGTATTGTCGTGGCTATTGATGCGAAATACGATGAAGAAGTGGGGACGTATCGGGTATATACTCATGGAGGGCGTCGTCCAACGGAATGGCTTGTCACCGATTGGGCCCAGGAAGTAGAGCGACGTGGAGCGGGCGAACTCTTGGTAACGAGTATGGACCGTGATGGTGAGAAGACAGGCTTTGATTCTGGGTTGCTTGAAACCGTTCAACAAGTGGTTGGAATTCCGGTCATCGCTTCAGGTGGCGCTGGGAATGCGGACCATTTTGTAGACGTATTTCAACATAATCGAGCGGATGCTGCCCTTGCTGCATCCATTTTCCACTATAAAGAAACGAGTGTAGAGTCAGTGAAACAAGTTCTAAAAGAAAATGGGGTGCACGTGAGATGA
- the hisA gene encoding 1-(5-phosphoribosyl)-5-[(5-phosphoribosylamino)methylideneamino]imidazole-4-carboxamide isomerase, with protein sequence MAQFTIYPAIDLRGGKCVRLMQGDFNRETIYGDSPIDVARGFSEQGSKWVHMVDLDGARDGKRVNASHIVQVAQQLDINVQMGGGIRTEEDVRYYLDNGVDRVIIGSLAITNPELTKELVSIYGSKIAIGIDARDGYVATEGWLTNSTKSIADVANYFAEAGVETFIFTDIAKDGMMSGPSTEAIVNLAKESGKEIIASGGVRHIEDLQELKRYASDGVGGAIVGKAIYTNELNLQQALEEVDGSC encoded by the coding sequence ATGGCGCAATTTACGATCTATCCAGCAATTGATTTACGTGGAGGGAAATGTGTTCGCCTCATGCAAGGGGACTTTAACCGTGAAACCATTTATGGGGATTCACCAATAGACGTGGCGAGAGGGTTCTCAGAACAAGGATCAAAGTGGGTACACATGGTAGACCTAGATGGCGCTCGGGATGGCAAACGTGTGAATGCGAGTCATATTGTACAAGTAGCACAGCAATTGGATATTAATGTACAGATGGGTGGCGGCATTCGTACAGAGGAGGATGTTCGTTATTACCTGGATAACGGAGTGGACCGAGTCATTATTGGAAGCCTAGCTATTACGAACCCTGAGCTGACGAAAGAGCTTGTCTCCATCTATGGAAGTAAAATTGCAATTGGGATCGATGCAAGAGATGGATATGTGGCAACAGAAGGATGGCTCACTAATTCTACGAAATCGATTGCTGATGTGGCGAACTACTTTGCCGAGGCAGGAGTCGAGACGTTTATATTCACTGACATCGCGAAAGACGGCATGATGAGCGGTCCAAGTACAGAAGCGATTGTCAACTTAGCGAAAGAAAGTGGCAAAGAAATTATTGCCTCAGGTGGCGTACGTCATATTGAAGATTTGCAAGAGCTAAAACGTTACGCTTCAGACGGCGTAGGTGGCGCAATCGTAGGAAAAGCCATCTATACAAATGAGTTGAATTTACAACAGGCGCTAGAAGAGGTGGATGGCTCATGCTAA
- the hisH gene encoding imidazole glycerol phosphate synthase subunit HisH, which translates to MIGVIDYGMGNLFSVLKALDRLDVEATVTDRKEVLERCDGLVLPGVGAFPDAMKALNETGLKELVQRKVEQGTPLLGICLGMQLLFDESDENTSTTGLGLLPGRIVRFEGENASGEMFKVPHMGWNHLDQRHPSSVLLNGIEDGYVYFVHSYYLTTEDDEVVIASADYETTVPAVVGKGHVFGTQFHPEKSGPTGMKILKNFCEYVTEQTERGV; encoded by the coding sequence ATGATAGGTGTTATTGATTATGGAATGGGGAATTTATTCAGCGTCTTAAAAGCACTAGATCGCCTCGATGTTGAAGCGACAGTAACCGATCGGAAAGAAGTGCTCGAGCGTTGCGATGGGTTAGTGCTTCCTGGTGTAGGTGCCTTTCCTGATGCAATGAAGGCACTTAACGAGACGGGATTGAAAGAACTTGTGCAACGAAAGGTAGAACAAGGAACGCCCTTGCTTGGCATTTGCTTAGGGATGCAATTGCTCTTCGATGAGAGCGACGAGAACACAAGTACAACTGGATTAGGTTTATTACCGGGGCGTATTGTACGGTTCGAAGGAGAGAATGCAAGCGGGGAAATGTTTAAAGTGCCTCATATGGGATGGAATCACCTCGATCAGCGTCATCCATCTTCCGTGTTATTAAATGGGATAGAAGACGGCTATGTCTATTTTGTACATTCTTACTATCTAACAACAGAAGATGATGAGGTTGTCATTGCAAGTGCGGATTACGAGACGACCGTTCCAGCTGTCGTCGGAAAAGGCCATGTATTTGGAACGCAATTTCACCCTGAGAAAAGTGGTCCAACAGGCATGAAAATCTTAAAGAACTTTTGTGAATACGTGACAGAACAAACGGAGAGAGGGGTGTAA
- the hisB gene encoding imidazoleglycerol-phosphate dehydratase HisB, with protein MGENRVSEKSRTTGETSIDLSLAIDGTGKGEIDVEVPFLAHMLDLFKKHGFFDLNVKGRGDVEVDDHHLTEDIGIVLGQALSEAIGDKAGIKRYGSFTLPMDETLVTVAIDLSDRPHLEFKADLPAQKVGTFDTENVHEFFWKLALEARMNLHIVVHHGSNTHHIIEAMFKATARALDEATQIDPRITGIMSTKGSL; from the coding sequence ATGGGTGAAAATAGAGTTAGTGAGAAATCTAGGACAACTGGAGAGACATCAATCGACCTTTCTTTAGCAATCGATGGTACGGGGAAAGGTGAAATAGACGTGGAAGTGCCATTTCTAGCTCATATGCTCGATTTATTTAAGAAGCATGGCTTCTTTGATCTGAATGTGAAAGGTCGCGGGGATGTTGAAGTCGATGATCACCATTTAACAGAAGATATCGGTATTGTACTCGGCCAAGCGCTTTCGGAGGCGATTGGCGATAAAGCGGGTATTAAACGGTATGGTTCCTTCACATTGCCAATGGATGAAACGCTTGTGACCGTTGCTATAGATTTAAGTGACCGCCCACACCTTGAATTTAAAGCAGACTTGCCTGCTCAGAAAGTCGGCACCTTTGACACAGAAAACGTTCATGAATTCTTCTGGAAGCTAGCTTTGGAAGCTCGAATGAACCTTCATATCGTCGTGCATCATGGGTCCAACACCCATCACATAATCGAGGCAATGTTCAAAGCGACAGCTCGCGCGCTTGATGAGGCAACTCAAATCGACCCTCGAATCACAGGAATCATGTCGACGAAGGGAAGTTTGTAG
- the hisD gene encoding histidinol dehydrogenase — MQLLSSNELGSLIRNVDSGTEAQRETVQTIINDVKEQGDKALFSYTEQLDGARLNQLLVTDEEFQVAWQQLDQEEVSILKEAAENIRAFHEKQTRTSWMDTQENGTILGQKVTPLEAVGVYVPGGTAAYPSSVFMNVIPAVVAGVERIAIVTPPSSEGVIPAGVLVAAQLAGVTEVYKVGGAQAVAALAYGTETIPRVHKITGPGNVYVALAKQHVYGRVDIDMIAGPSEIVVFADRSANADEVAADLLSQAEHDARSSSVLVTDSELLAQAVKEQVESQLAILPRAAIARKSIEEYGGIVLCNTLTEGIDVVNELAPEHLEVLTENPFEWLGKVKHAGAIFLGRYSSEPIGDYFAGPNHVLPTSGTARFSSPLNVDDFVKKSSVIAYSQAAYNENYEKIARFARLEGLEGHARAVETRKENDA; from the coding sequence GTGCAACTATTATCTTCAAATGAATTAGGGTCCTTGATTCGAAATGTGGACAGCGGGACAGAAGCACAAAGGGAAACCGTTCAAACCATAATTAACGATGTGAAGGAGCAAGGGGACAAGGCTCTCTTCTCTTACACCGAACAATTAGATGGTGCTCGATTAAATCAGCTTCTGGTAACAGATGAAGAGTTCCAAGTGGCTTGGCAACAGTTAGATCAAGAAGAAGTCAGCATCCTTAAAGAAGCGGCTGAGAATATTCGTGCCTTTCACGAGAAACAAACCCGAACCTCTTGGATGGATACTCAAGAAAATGGAACTATACTCGGTCAGAAGGTTACCCCTCTCGAGGCGGTAGGTGTGTATGTACCTGGTGGAACTGCAGCTTACCCATCTTCTGTATTTATGAACGTCATCCCTGCTGTCGTTGCAGGAGTGGAACGAATCGCAATTGTAACTCCTCCATCCTCTGAAGGGGTCATCCCTGCTGGAGTTCTTGTTGCAGCACAACTTGCAGGCGTTACGGAAGTGTATAAGGTTGGTGGTGCACAGGCGGTTGCAGCGCTAGCGTACGGTACGGAAACGATTCCTCGCGTGCATAAGATTACAGGTCCTGGAAATGTGTACGTCGCCTTAGCGAAGCAACATGTGTATGGACGCGTTGATATTGACATGATTGCGGGTCCTAGTGAAATTGTCGTGTTCGCCGACCGTTCTGCAAATGCGGATGAGGTCGCTGCTGATCTACTATCTCAAGCGGAGCATGATGCGCGTTCTTCGAGTGTACTCGTCACGGATTCAGAGTTATTGGCTCAAGCGGTTAAAGAACAAGTCGAATCACAGCTTGCCATATTACCACGAGCAGCAATCGCGCGAAAAAGCATTGAGGAGTATGGTGGTATTGTTCTTTGCAACACATTGACTGAAGGAATAGATGTCGTGAATGAGCTCGCTCCTGAGCACTTAGAAGTTCTAACAGAGAATCCGTTTGAGTGGTTAGGGAAAGTAAAACATGCGGGTGCCATCTTCCTTGGTCGATATAGTTCAGAACCAATTGGTGACTATTTTGCAGGTCCCAATCATGTGTTGCCAACGAGCGGAACAGCACGGTTCTCAAGTCCATTGAACGTAGATGACTTTGTTAAGAAATCGAGTGTGATTGCTTATAGTCAAGCCGCTTATAATGAGAATTACGAGAAGATTGCCCGCTTTGCGAGACTTGAAGGTTTAGAGGGGCACGCTCGAGCAGTAGAGACACGGAAGGAGAACGATGCATAA
- the hisG gene encoding ATP phosphoribosyltransferase, producing MSDWLTIAMPKGRIYNEAAELLKGAGYDITDLDDSRKLIFDFEEHKIRVMLAKPMDVVTYVEYGAADCGIAGKDVLLEQNRDVYEVLDLKISPCYLAVAGLPDKPLSKIAPKIATKYPRVASEYFREQGEQIEIVPLNGSIELAPLIGLTDRIVDIVSSGATLKENGLVEYEKIVDITSRFIVNPVSYRMKSQTIDPLIQRLSKQV from the coding sequence ATGAGTGATTGGTTAACCATTGCGATGCCTAAAGGAAGAATCTACAACGAAGCTGCAGAGTTATTGAAAGGGGCCGGTTATGATATAACAGACTTAGACGATTCTCGTAAGCTCATTTTCGACTTTGAAGAGCATAAGATACGCGTGATGTTGGCGAAGCCGATGGACGTCGTGACGTATGTGGAGTATGGTGCCGCAGATTGCGGGATAGCAGGTAAGGACGTGCTATTGGAGCAGAATCGTGATGTCTATGAGGTGCTTGATTTAAAGATTAGTCCATGCTACCTAGCCGTAGCAGGCTTACCGGATAAACCGTTAAGTAAAATCGCTCCTAAGATTGCGACGAAGTATCCGAGGGTGGCTTCTGAATATTTCAGAGAACAAGGTGAGCAAATCGAAATCGTCCCGTTAAACGGTTCAATTGAACTTGCCCCACTCATTGGTCTAACCGACCGCATTGTGGATATCGTATCTTCTGGTGCAACACTTAAAGAAAATGGGTTGGTTGAATATGAGAAGATTGTAGATATTACTTCACGCTTTATCGTGAATCCGGTTAGTTATCGAATGAAGAGTCAAACGATAGATCCACTAATACAACGCTTAAGTAAACAAGTGTAA
- a CDS encoding ATP phosphoribosyltransferase regulatory subunit yields MGNRLTFEKPLGMRDTLPFFYEQKQKSEQALTETMTTWGYQFLDTPMLEYLDTVGEASAIDETQLFKLLDQQGHTLVLRPDLTAPIARVAASQLKENGYPIRLAYSGPVFRAQQIEGGKPAQFDQVGIEYIGEDSVYADAEVISLQIEALKAAGLEEFQLTIGHIGFVKGLLNEIFENEEDGDVFLRYLYQKNYVGFQQAVNDSGIADRDKETLQGLLSLRGNRTRLEDAKELTNNESSKSTIDELIKLDELLEQYGVSEYVSYDLNLISHMNYYTGILFEGYAPRIGALLCNGGRYDQLLPAFQSEASATGFAVRLDRLVEALDKENGQKHGTIVLFDDEYFSEAVETAQQLRGKGEVATLQHIREVDDLEQFTNRYATVINVRRGGESE; encoded by the coding sequence ATGGGAAATCGTTTAACGTTTGAGAAACCGCTTGGAATGAGGGATACGCTTCCTTTTTTCTATGAGCAGAAGCAAAAGTCTGAGCAAGCTTTAACGGAAACTATGACGACTTGGGGGTACCAATTCCTTGATACGCCAATGCTAGAATACTTAGATACGGTTGGGGAAGCGAGTGCAATTGATGAAACCCAGCTGTTTAAATTGTTAGACCAGCAAGGCCATACGCTTGTCCTTCGTCCAGATTTAACTGCACCGATTGCAAGAGTGGCCGCTTCACAGCTAAAGGAGAATGGATATCCAATTCGCTTAGCTTACTCTGGACCTGTATTTCGTGCTCAACAAATTGAGGGTGGAAAGCCAGCTCAGTTTGACCAGGTTGGAATTGAATATATCGGAGAAGATTCTGTCTATGCAGATGCAGAAGTCATTTCTCTACAGATTGAGGCTCTGAAAGCGGCAGGACTTGAGGAATTTCAGCTAACGATAGGTCACATTGGCTTCGTCAAAGGGTTATTAAATGAAATATTTGAGAACGAGGAAGATGGAGACGTATTTCTCCGTTATTTATATCAGAAGAACTATGTAGGCTTCCAGCAAGCGGTCAATGATTCAGGAATAGCAGACCGTGATAAAGAAACACTGCAAGGACTGCTTTCCTTGAGAGGGAACCGTACGAGGTTAGAGGATGCGAAAGAGCTAACGAATAATGAATCTTCTAAATCTACAATTGACGAATTAATAAAGCTTGATGAATTGCTTGAACAGTATGGGGTCAGTGAATATGTCTCTTACGATTTAAATCTTATTAGTCACATGAACTATTACACTGGCATTCTATTTGAGGGATATGCACCACGTATAGGTGCGTTGCTTTGCAACGGAGGTCGTTATGATCAGTTGCTGCCTGCATTCCAATCTGAGGCGTCTGCAACAGGATTCGCCGTACGACTGGACCGGCTTGTGGAGGCGCTTGACAAAGAGAACGGTCAAAAACATGGAACGATTGTTTTATTTGATGATGAATATTTCAGTGAAGCTGTAGAGACAGCCCAACAACTTCGTGGTAAAGGGGAAGTTGCGACGTTGCAGCATATTCGAGAAGTCGATGACCTCGAGCAATTTACGAACCGATATGCAACAGTCATCAATGTTCGTCGAGGAGGGGAATCAGAATGA
- a CDS encoding metal-dependent hydrolase, whose amino-acid sequence MEATSHQVLGLTAGIATITGFQLIDYTPDSFLTTFIFIVVVLVGSLFPDIDTPTSKLGRLFWNVGFLLLIVAYLMWVFYPEGMIQLVGEYRFYAILLFPLLFVFKGHRKFTHSLLFLALVGGYGLFMYWYFEVYWLYLLGFFVGVLSHLLGDYITKRGIPLFYPFSKTYYKFFVTFKTGSTAERLITFLLIVLNLYLLLPDGWGWK is encoded by the coding sequence ATGGAAGCAACAAGTCATCAAGTACTAGGCTTAACTGCAGGGATTGCAACCATAACGGGTTTCCAGCTCATCGACTATACGCCGGATTCATTCTTAACCACCTTTATTTTCATAGTGGTTGTCTTAGTAGGCTCATTATTTCCTGACATAGATACGCCAACATCAAAGCTTGGGAGGTTATTCTGGAACGTTGGATTCTTGCTCTTGATTGTCGCTTATTTAATGTGGGTATTCTATCCTGAAGGCATGATCCAACTTGTAGGAGAATATCGCTTCTATGCCATTCTTCTGTTTCCCTTATTGTTTGTCTTTAAAGGGCATCGGAAGTTTACTCACTCGTTATTATTTCTTGCACTTGTAGGTGGGTATGGCTTATTTATGTATTGGTACTTCGAGGTGTATTGGCTCTACTTACTCGGTTTCTTCGTCGGGGTGCTTTCTCATTTACTAGGGGATTATATTACGAAGAGGGGTATTCCGTTATTTTACCCCTTTAGTAAGACGTATTATAAATTCTTCGTGACGTTCAAGACAGGTTCTACAGCTGAGAGGTTGATTACCTTTCTCTTGATCGTTCTCAATCTATATTTGCTCCTCCCAGATGGTTGGGGATGGAAATAA